A genomic region of Oryza glaberrima chromosome 1, OglaRS2, whole genome shotgun sequence contains the following coding sequences:
- the LOC127754530 gene encoding BAG family molecular chaperone regulator 2-like — MVKIPSPRRLFRSRSKSIGGAGAGVGADICAMVAEHEKIEWEVRPGGMLVQKRRAPEEQDDGSSSMSAHSGADAIVVRVSTGWQWHDVSIDSTATFGDLKVMLSLVTGLWPRDQRLLYKGKERDDGDHLHMVGVQDKDKVLLLEDPAVKERKLRSTTLAQLMGVPCHSFIEV, encoded by the exons ATGGTGAAGATTCCGAGCCCGAGGAGGCTGTTCAGGAGCAGGTCCAAGagcatcggcggcgccggcgccggcgtcggcgcggacATCTGCGCGATGGTCGCGGAGCACGAGAAGATCGAGTGGGAGGTGCGGCCGGGCGGGATGCTGGTGCAGAAGCGGCGGGCGCCGGAGGAGCAGGacgacggcagcagcagcatgtcCGCCCACTCCGGCGCGGACGCCATCGTCGTCAGGGTCTCCACCGGGTGGCAATGGCACGACGTCTCTATCGACTCCACCGCCACCTTCG GTGATCTGAAGGTGATGCTGTCGCTGGTGACCGGGCTGTGGCCGAGGGACCAGAGGCTGCTGTAcaaggggaaggagagagacGACGGCGATCACCTGCACATGGTCGGAGTCCAAGACAAGGACAAGGTGCTGCTGCTGGAAGACCCGGCCGTCAAGGAGAGGAAGCTCCGGTCGACCACCCTGGCGCAGCTCATGGGAGTGCCCTGCCATTCCTTCATCGAagtctag
- the LOC127782761 gene encoding cysteine endopeptidase Rep1 produces the protein MGRVISSWRVLAVVAALMAMAAVELCAAIPFDERDLESDEALWDLYERWQEHHHVPRHHGEKHRRFGAFKDNVRYIHEHNKRGGRGYRLRLNRFGDMGREEFRATFAGSHANDLRRDGLAAPPLPGFMYEGVRDLPRAVDWRRKGAVTGVKDQGKCGSCWAFSTVVSVEGINAIRTGRLVSLSEQELIDCDTADNSGCQGGLMENAFEYIKHSGGITTESAYPYRAANGTCDAVRARRAPLVVIDGHQNVPANSEAALAKAVANQPVSVAIDAGDQSFQFYSDGVFTGDCGTDLDHGVAVVGYGETNDGTEYWIVKNSWGTAWGEGGYIRMQRDSGYDGGLCGIAMEASYPVKFSPNRVTPRRALGAKETQ, from the coding sequence atgggGAGGGTTATTAGCAGCTGGAGGGTTCTTGCGGTGGTGGCTGCTTtgatggccatggcggcggtggagctgtGCGCCGCGATACCGTTCGACGAGAGGGATTTGGAGTCCGACGAGGCGCTGTGGGATCTGTACGAGCGGTGGCAGGAGCACCACCACGTGCCGCGCCACCACGGCGAGAAGCACCGCCGGTTCGGCGCGTTCAAGGACAACGTGAGGTACATCCACGAGCACAACaagcgcggcggccggggctaCCGCCTCCGGCTCAACCGCTTCGGCGACATGGGCAGGGAGGAGTTCCGCGCCACGTTCGCCGGGTCCCACGCCAACGACCTCCGCCgcgacggcctcgccgcgccgccgctcccggggTTCATGTACGAGGGCGTCCGCGACCTCCCCCGCGCCGTCGACTGGCGCCGCAAGGGCGCGGTCACCGGCGTCAAGGACCAGGGCAAGTGCGGCAGCTGCTGGGCGTTCTCCACGGTGGTGTCCGTGGAGGGCATCAACGCGATCCGGACGGGGCGGCTGGTGTCGCTGTCGGAGCAGGAGCTGATCGACTGCGACACGGCGGACAACAGCGGCTGCCAGGGCGGGCTCATGGAGAACGCGTTCGAGTACATCAAGCACAGCGGCGGCATCACCACCGAGTCCGCCTACCCGTACCGCGCCGCCAACGGAACGTGCGACGCCgtccgcgcgcggcgcgcgccgctgGTGGTGATCGACGGGCACCAGAACGTGCCGGCCAACAGCGAGGCCGCGCTCGCCAAGGCCGTCGCCAACCAGCCCGTCTccgtcgccatcgacgccgGCGACCAGTCCTTCCAGTTCTACTCCGACGGCGTCTTCACCGGCGACTGCGGCACCGACCTCGACCACGGCGTCGCGGTGGTCGGCTACGGCGAGACCAACGACGGCACGGAGTACTGGATCGTCAAGAACTCGTGGGGCACAGCCTGGGGCGAGGGCGGCTACATCCGGATGCAGCGCGACTCCGGCTACGACGGCGGCCTCTGCGGCATCGCCATGGAAGCCTCCTACCCCGTCAAGTTCTCGCCAAATCGTGTCACGCCAAGGCGCGCCCTTGGCGCCAAGGAAACCCAGTGA
- the LOC127782751 gene encoding lysine-specific demethylase JMJ705, translating into MRPSPPPAAPAAEPVPPWLRSLPVAPEFRPTAAEFADPVSYILKIEPAAAPYGICKVVPPLPPPPKKATFSNLSRSFAALHPDDRSPSFPTRHQQVGLCPRRTRPGLKPVWRSSHRYTLPQFESKAGATRKSLLAGLNVPASRQLTPLDHEVLFWRASADRPIVVEYGSDMSGSGFSPCAAQPQPPPQQQPTARAAAHLGETAWNMRGVARSPGSLLRFMPEDVPGVTTPMLYVGMMFSWFAWHVEDHDLHSLNYMHLGAAKTWYGVPRDAALAFEDVVREHGYGGEVNPLETFATLGQKTTVMSPEVLVESGIPCCRLVQNAGEFVVTFPGSYHCGFSHGFNCGEASNIATPEWLRIAKEAAIRRASINRPPMVSHYQLLYDLALSMRFREPSNGEMETRSSRIKEKKKCEGEQLVKKMFIQNVIEDNELLSHLLNDGSSCIILPANAHDGPGLSTLRSTDQSNMNSRISHNLCSREEAPEASGCLSPNRNGDTRNCISSDTHNMEGDKGDIMSATGLLDQGLLSCVTCGILSFSCVAVLKPRDSTARYLMSADSNSINNQLSISGGSILADAPTNERNGVISRPYSEHCCNEIMSDDAEIDKNSALDLLAFAHGGQSDPEEDPLEKILKIAHGINKSQPNSSNNVGCVGTKLSSSSTERQERPSSQNAHCNGSSVISNGPKGVRTRNKYQLKMVLSEGFQAKDIYSAKEKKVQSEPSSSKGDVKETIDVSGTENDVRCKSTTISVSEHRGSTKNMYSVKEKKVQSKPSSLKGTVKETVDVSGTENDARCKSITISVSEHRGSTPMTNSLAASIVKPDKDSSRMHVFCLEHAIEVEKQLHAIGGSNIMLICRPEYPKIEAEARLLGEEMGLVYDWKGIHFKEANMEDRQKIQEVLRDEEAIPTSSDWAVKLGINLYYSANLAKSPLYNKQMPYNRVIYRAFGCDSPNDSPVMFNTCERKQSHQKKIVVAGRWCGKVWMSKQVHPYLAHRVESQEAEEADRICSYHFDEKHKAEPVGNSSRVEASKRKSSSLTDVTESSNRRGEIPGEETNTKRPKHSQENNLRALETAAEVVVPSPAGTGLRVSSRIANRANKLKSKMEKEDVPSSRPKSNIKEKSSHASGQKSNVQEANANSASHLRAMPPKQKAEAEAKKQIRTPKPPKQAVEYSCDIEGCSMSFRTKRDLSLHKSDICPVKGCGKKFFSHKYLLQHRKVHTDDRPLTCPWEGCNMAFKWPWARTEHLRVHTGDRPYVCHEPGCAQTFRFVSDFSRHKRKTGHSVKKKKKAKS; encoded by the exons ATGaggccctcgccgcctcccgccgccccggcggcggAACCGGTGCCCCCGTGGCTGAGATCGCTGCCCGTCGCGCCCGAGTtccgccccaccgccgccgagttCGCCGATCCCGTCTCCTACATCCTCAAGATCgagcccgccgcggcgccgtacGGCATCTGCAAGGTCGTGCCGCcgttgcccccgccgccgaagAAGGCCaccttctccaacctctcccgCTCCTTCGCCGCGCTCCACCCGGACGACCGCTCGCCGTCCTTCCCCACCCGCCACCAGCAGGTCGGCCTCTGCCCGCGCCGCACGCGCCCGGGGCTCAAGCCCGTGTGGCGGTCCTCCCACCGCTACACGCTCCCGCAGTTCGAGTCCAAGGCCGGCGCCACCCGCAAGTcgctcctcgccggcctcaACGTCCCTGCCTCCAGGCAACTCACCCCGCTCGACCACGAGGTGCTCTTCTGGCGCGCATCGGCCGACCGCCCCATCGTGGTCGAGTATGGCAGCGACATGTCGGGCTCGGGATTCTCCCCTTGCGccgcgcagccgcagccgccgccgcagcagcaaccgacggcgcgggcggcggcgcacctTGGGGAGACGGCGTGGAACATGCGCGGCGTGGCTAGGAGCCCCGGATCGCTGCTGCGGTTCATGCCGGAGGATGTCCCCGGGGTCACCACGCCGATGCTCTACGTCGGGATGATGTTCAGTTGGTTCGCGTGGCACGTCGAGGACCACGACCTGCACAGCCTCAACTACATGCACCTCGGGGCCGCCAAGACGTGGTACGGCGTGCCGCGCGACGCCGCGCTCGCGTTCGAGGACGTGGTGCGCGAACATGGCTACGGCGGGGAGGTGAACCCCCTAG AAACCTTCGCTACATTGGGGCAGAAAACAACAGTGATGTCCCCTGAAGTGCTTGTGGAGTCGGGTATCCCCTGCTGCAG ATTGGTGCAGAATGCAGGGGAATTTGTGGTCACTTTTCCAGGATCTTATCACTGCGGTTTCAGTCATG GATTCAACTGTGGGGAAGCATCAAATATAGCTACTCCTGAATGGTTGAGAATAGCAAAAGAGGCAGCAATCCGAAGAGCTTCAATCAATCGTCCTCCCATGGTTTCGCACTATCAATTACTTTACGATCTCGCACTGTCTATGCGCTTTAG GGAACCATCCAATGGTGAAATGGAGACACGGAGCTCTCGAataaaggagaagaagaaatgcGAAGGGGAACAACTGGTCAAGAAGATGTTCATCCAAAATGTTATTGAAGATAATGAACTGCTTAGTCATCTTCTAAATGACGGATCATCTTGTATTATTCTTCCAGCAAATGCCCATGATGGTCCTGGTCTTTCTACTTTGCGCTCAACAGATCAATCAAATATGAATTCCAGAATATCACATAACCTATGCAGTAGGGAAGAAGCTCCAGAAGCCTCAGGATGCTTATCGCCGAACAGGAATGGTGATACCAGAAATTGTATTTCATCAGATACGCATAACATGGAAGGTGATAAGGGAGATATAATGAGCGCTACTGGATTGTTAGATCAGGGTCTATTATCATGTGTCACTTGTGGAATTTTAAGTTTTTCATGTGTGGCTGTACTCAAACCAAGAGATTCTACAGCACGATACTTGATGTCTGCTGATTCTAATTCAATTAATAACCAGCTTTCTATTTCTGGAGGGAGTATTCTGGCAGATGCGCCAACAAATGAAAGGAATGGTGTCATTTCTC GTCCATATTCTGAACACTGTTGCAACGAAATAATGTCCGATGATGCAGAAATCGATAAGAATTCTGCTCTTGATCTCTTGGCATTTGCTCATGGGGGTCAATCAGATCCTGAAGAAGATCCACTGGAGAAAATACTGAAGATTGCACATGGCATTAACAAATCACAACCTAATAGTTCAAATAATGTTGGTTGTGTTGGAACAAAGCTGTCCTCAAGTAGCACAGAGCGCCAAGAAAGACCATCTTCCCAGAACGCTCATTGTAATGGTAGCTCAGTTATTTCAAATGGACCGAAAGGTGTTCGCACGAGAAATAAGTATCAACTTAAGATGGTACTTTCTGAAGGTTTTCAGGCAAAGGATATCTATTCTGCGAAGGAAAAGAAGGTTCAATCAGAACCATCAAGCTCAAAAGGGGATGTTAAGGAGACAATTGATGTTAGTGGCACAGAGAACGATGTCAGATGTAAAAGCACTACAATCTCTGTCAGTGAACACAGGGGTTCTACAAAGAATATGTATTCAGTGAAGGAAAAGAAGGTTCAATCGAAACCATCAAGCTTAAAGGGGACTGTTAAAGAGACAGTTGATGTCAGTGGCACAGAGAACGATGCTAGATGTAAAAGCATTACAATCTCTGTCAGTGAACACAGGGGTTCTACACCTATGACCAATAGTTTAGCTGCATCAATCGTGAAACCTGACAAGGATTCATCAAGAATGCATGTATTTTGTCTTGAGCATGCTATTGAGGTTGAGAAGCAACTGCATGCTATAGGTGGTTCTAATATTATGCTTATATGTCGTCCAG AATATCCCAAAATAGAAGCGGAAGCAAGATTGTTGGGTGAAGAAATGGGACTGGTATATGACTGGAAGGGCATTCATTTCAAGGAGGCCAACATGGAGGACAGGCAGAAGATACAGGAAGTTCTGCGGGATGAGGAAGCGATACCTACAAGCAGTGATTGGGCTGTAAAATTGGGTATTAACCTTTATTATAGTGCAAATCTGGCCAAATCTCCTTTATATAACAAACAAATGCCATACAACAGAGTCATTTATAGGGCATTTGGCTGTGATTCTCCTAATGACTCGCCAGTAATGTTCAATACTTGCGAAAGGAAACAAAGCCACCAGAAGAAAATAGTGGTTGCTGGCCGGTGGTGTGGGAAAGTATGGATGTCAAAACAGGTCCATCCATACTTGGCTCACAGAGTTGAAAGCCAGGAAGCGGAAGAAGCAGATAGAATCTGTTCTTATCATTTTGATGAGAAGCACAAAGCTGAGCCAGTTGGGAATTCTAGTAGAGTGGAAGCCTCCAAAAGAAAGAGTAGCAGTTTGACAGACGTAACAGAATCAAGCAATAGAAGGGGGGAAATACCTGGTGAGGAAACAAACACCAAGAGGCCCAAACATTCTCAAGAGAACAATCTCAGAGCTTTGGAAACCGCTGCTGAAGTTGTGGTGCCCTCACCAGCTGGAACAGGTCTCCGCGTTAGCTCCAGGATTGCCAACAGGGCAAACAAGCTAAAATCAAAGATGGAAAAGGAGGATGTCCCTTCTAGCCGTCCAAAGTCTAACATAAAGGAGAAAAGCAGTCATGCTAGCGGTCAGAAATCAAATGTTCAAGAGGCGAATGCTAATTCTGCTAGCCATTTGAGAGCAATGCCACCAAAACAGAAGGCTGAAGCAGAAGCAAAGAAGCAAATAAGAACTCCAAAACCTCCAAAGCAAGCAGTGGAGTACTCGTGCGATATTGAGGGTTGTTCTATGAGTTTTCGTACAAAGCGGGATTTGTCTCTGCACAAGAGTGATATCTGCCCAGTGAAAGGCTGCGGGAAGAAGTTCTTCTCGCACAAGTATCTGCTGCAGCATCGCAAGGTTCACACAGATGACCGTCCGCTAACATGCCCATGGGAAGGCTGCAACATGGCATTCAAGTGGCCATGGGCAAGGACTGAACATCTCAGGGTTCATACAGGCGACAGGCCCTATGTTTGCCATGAGCCAGGTTGCGCACAGACATTCAGGTTTGTCTCAGATTTCAGCCGTCACAAGCGCAAGACAGGTCATTCtgtcaagaagaagaagaaagcaaaGAGTTGA
- the LOC127760001 gene encoding uncharacterized protein LOC127760001, which translates to MAVLAEIAGDESPPPLPPSEGGEASGAPSTSSPSDADGGGKPSPRTSKPGRKRLVLTASVLLSFLIGLPLLLKSTEIHRSPLPSDAIAALSRRLHSNPPSFPCGLHAVFLRSGRDPSEASVANRIEREISTQLVDLPDASTAGKISVSVTVESAGGCSSSSKVASPWRCGAVTTADLGRGDEVFDELLDSALGDGGGDGMRVYTVVFVDSDDLKRIVIGKHRHAWVVGKVDEAEVVSIIGKVFVKYFMNGGVEEGEASTVKREFMPVGSDGNIVLSFSLLNADPSDWVYDWEFENIGQRMLTPVIEALRPIANINIESQVLYHTPKSSYSYSDDKLGGNVLSVGDIPFFVNSNEWHLDTSISATGRSKVLQFVVYIPSARECPLYLQLPDGELSKTNAFISPMWGGVIIWNPPGCSFGSKPHGALDKMSSEELMETIEIFIGQLRQLFGLKSSYHTQSMDGVTKFITSPKGFAQWELDLLYRHHACSNLLSCLTTLESLSSLVQSLPRMIVMDEIGRQVELSLEAASLAQRNASLGISDSSAVSATRARALAEDAFFHPSVMSISYASIEHYFAIYMPFFAPVSLHVLLAVMKELKRYMVERRKYSAFLASQATSS; encoded by the exons ATGGCGGTCCTGGCGgagatcgccggcgacgagtccccgccgccgcttcctccttcCGAAGGCGGCGAAGCTTCCGGAGCCCCGTCCACGTCTTCTCCCTCCgatgccgacggcggcggcaagccttCGCCGCGCACGTCGAAGCCCGGCAGGAAGCGCCTCGTCCTCACCGCCTCCGTCCTCCTCTCGTTCCTCATCG GGCTGCCCTTGCTGCTCAAGTCCACCGAGATCCAccgctcgccgctgccgtccgaCGCAATCGCCGCCCtatcccgccgcctccactccaACCCGCCCTCGTTCCCCTGCGGCCTCCATGCGgtcttcctccgctccggccgcgaCCCCTCCGAGGCCTCCGTCGCAAATCGCATCGAGCGGGAAATCTCCACCCAACTCGTCGATCTCCCTGACGCTTCCACCGCCGGTAAAATCTCCGTGTCAGTCACCGTTGAGTCCGCTGGTGGCTGCTCTAGTAGCAGCAAAGTCGCCTCGCCTTGGCGATGTGGTGCTGTGACTACCGCGGACTTGGGGCGCGGCGATGAGGTGTTTGATGAATTGCTTGACTCGGCATTGGGTGATGGAGGCGGGGATGGGATGAGGGTTTACACTGTTGTCTTCGTGGACAGTGACGATTTGAAGAGAATTGTCATTGGGAAACACCGGCATGCTTGGGTGGTTGGGAAGGTTGATGAGGCTGAGGTTGTGTCCATCATTGGGAAGGTATTCGTCAAGTATTTCATGAATGGTGGTGTCGAGGAGGGCGAAGCAAGCACTGTGAAAAGAGAGTTCATGCCAGTTGGATCAGATGGCAATATAGTTCTTTCATTTAGCCTGCTGAATGCTGATCCAAGTGATTGGGTGTATGATTG GGAGTTTGAAAATATTGGTCAAAGGATGTTGACTCCTGTTATTGAGGCGTTACGACCGATTGCGAACATTAATATAGAGAGTCAG GTTTTGTACCACACACCAAAATCATCCTATTCTTATTCTGATGATAAACTTGGTGGCAATGTCCTTAGCGTGGGAGACATTCCTTTCTTT GTTAATTCAAATGAGTGGCACTTGGATACATCCATTTCAGCTACAGGACGATCaaaagttcttcaatttgtggT ATATATTCCATCAGCAAGGGAATGCCCTTTGTACCTGCAACTTCCAGATGGGGAGCTTTCCAAAACTAATGCATTTATATCCCCA ATGTGGGGAGGTGTTATTATTTGGAACCCACCTGGCTGTTCATTTGGTTCTAAGCCACATGGGGCCCTGGACAAAATGTCATCTGAG GAACTCATGGAGACTATTGAAATCTTCATAGGACAGCTAAGGCAGTTATTTGGTCTAAAATCAAGTTATCACACACAGAGTATGGATGGTGTAACTAAGTTCATAACTAGTCCAAAAGGGTTTGCCCAATG ggAATTGGATTTATTATACCGGCACCATGCATGTTCCAATCTTTTGTCCTGTCTCACCACCTTGGAATCCCTTTCCAGTTTG gTCCAATCACTCCCCAGAATGATTGTTATGGATGAAATTGGGAGGCAG GTTGAGCTCTCTCTTGAAGCTGCAAGTTTAGCTCAAAGAAACGCAAGCCTCGGAATAAGTGACTCTTCAGCAG TATCTGCAACAAGAGCGAGGGCTTTGGCTGAGGATGCATTTTTTCATCCATCTGTTATGTCTATCAGTTATGCTTCAATAGAGCACTATTTTGCGATTTACATG CCATTCTTTGCGCCAGTTTCCTTGCATGTGCTGTTGGCGGTAATGAAAGAGCTGAAACGATACATGGTAGAGAGAAGGAAATATTCAGCATTTCTTGCTTCCCAGGCGACATCTTCCTGA